The sequence GCTCTTGGTGTGGCGGTGTTCGCCGCGTTGCGCGGCGAGTTTGGATGGCTACGGCCCGCGCCCGAAGACCGCGGGCGGCTGGCCGTGCTGGCCGTGTTGGGCGGTGCGCTCTTTCTGATCTGCATGAACGTGGCGATCTTCCTGACCGGTGCCTCCATTACCTCTTTTGTGGTCGGGACCTATCCACTCCTGGCGGTGGCAGTCGCCGCGTTCCTGCTCGGCGAGCCGCTCGGCCGGCGAGGGCTCGGGGCGCTGGCGGTGGCAGCGCTGGGGCTTGTCCTGCTGGCCCGCCCGGGCGGCGCGCATGTCGAGGTCCTTGGCGTCCTTATCGCCTTAGGCGCCGCGCTTTCGTTCGCGGTCTACCTGGGACTCGCGCGCCTCTGGGCCGACCCCGCTCGCCTGCCGACACTCACGGTGGCTTTCTGGCTGCTCGTCTCCAGCCTGCTGGTCTCTTCCTTGCTCCAGGTCGTCGTGGACGCGGGGGCGTTGCTGCCCAACCTGACTTTGGCTGGCTGGACCGCGCTGCTCTGGCTGGCGTTGCCGGCATCGGCTCTGCCGCACGTGCTGGTGATCGCGACACTGCGTCGCATGCCTGCGAGCCGGGCGGCACCATTCCTGCTCCTGATTCCGATCTCCGGCGCACTGCTCGCGGCCGCGCTGCTCGGGGAGCGCCTCGACCAGATCCAGCTGGCCGGCGCAGGGTTGATCCTCTTGGGCATTGCGGCGGCCACGCTCCGAGCGAGGGGCGAGGCCGTCGAGCCGGCCCTGGCCGACTGACGGACTGGCCGTACCCTGCGCGGATCACCCCGTTGTCAGACCTGACTGCTAAGTGGTCTGGATACCCGCTGAACGAGCCAGGCGCGCGACTCAGCCGCCTTATTGACCACCAGGCGCGTCAATTGGGTGCTTGGTTGGTCGTACTGACAATCGGCTGGTCAGCCCGGGCCTGGGTCAGCTCTCGAGGCGACGGCCTAGCTCCTCGTTGACAAGGCGCGCGTCTGCGCGGCCGGCGGTGCGCTTCATGACCTGGCCGACTGACGGCGCGCTTTGACACGTCCCCGTTTCCGGCTAGCGGGCGTTGGCGGAGGCGAGGAACGGGAGCACCGCCGCTGCGAGAATCTCAGGTGCCTCGGCATAGGCGGTATGGCCCTGCCCTGGCAACATCTCAATTCGGGCGTCAGCCAGGCTGCCGGCAAGCTGCACCGCCCCCAGACCGAATGCCGGATTCTGCTCGCCGTAAAGCAGGAGGATCGGGATCCGAAGGTCGCGCCACCGTCCGTCGCCGATCGGGTGCTCGGTCCAGAACCGGTAATAGGCCCTCACCTCTCTGGGAAAGGTGGCCGTCGCGTCGACCCACGATGGCCACAGCGGGTCTGCATGCAGCCTCTCGATCGTTTCTGGCGTTTCGTCGTACTCCACGCTCTCTTCGTAGCGACCGGCTGCGATGAGCGCCTCCATCGGGAGCACAAAATCAGGTAGGACCGTGAGGTCCTCTTCGGGGCCTGGCCATCCCTCGTAGATGATCAGGCTGGAGATGGCGTCGGTGAGGAGGCCCGCCTCGAGCGCGATTGGTCCCCCAAACGAGTGACCGAGCACGCACATCGGGCCGAAAGCATCCGCAACTGCCGCTACATCCTCGATCTCGCGCTCGATAGCGTATGGCTGGGCATCGCCGCTCGCTCCTCGGCCGCGTCGATCGATGGTCACCACGGTGCACTCCGGCGTGAGCAGGGGCAGCATGGGGTCCCAGCCGGCGTGGAAATTCCCACCGCCGTGGACGATTAGAAGCGTCGGCCCTTGCCCGGATTGCCAGTACGCGATGTTGGTTCCGTCGGCGGAGCGCACGAAGCCGTCCGGCGGTTGGGTCACGTCACCCCTCGAGTCGGTGCCGGAGCTCCTCGTTGACGAGGCGTGCGTCGGCGCGTCCGGCGGTCCGTTTCATGACCTGGCCCACCAGGAATCCGAACAGGGCGGCCTTGCCGTCGCGGTACTCCGCGACCTGTGCCGGAAACTCGGCCAAGACCGCCTCGATCTCGGCACCGATGCTCTCCGCGTCCCCCACCTGCTGCAGCCCCAACCGATCGACGGCCGCCTTGGGCGACTCGCCGCTCAGGAAGACCTCGGCCAGCACCGTCTTGGCGTTCGCGGCCGACACCGTTTCGTCCTCGACCCCGCTGATCAGCTCGGCCAGACCCTCCGGCCGCAGCGCGACGGCCGAGGCGCGGAGACCGGATGCGGCGTGCTGGTTGAGGAGACGGCTGAACTCCCCGGTCACCCAGTTGGCTGCCGTCTTGGGGGCAATTCCAGCCGCAACGACCGCGTCGAAATAGTCCGCCAAGTCAACGTCCGAAGTCAGCACGCCTGCGTCGTATTCGGAGAGGCCCATGCCCTTGACCTCTCCCGTCGCGCTCCACGTCGCTGGGACCTGGGTAAACGTGGCCGACGCCACGTACCGGGCGCGGCGGGCGGCCGGCAGTTCGGGCATCGAGGCGCGGAACTGGGCCACCCACTCCTCGGAGGGTCGCAGCGGGGGCAGATCGGGCTCGGGGAAGTAGCGGTAGTCGTTCGCCTCTTCCTTGGAGCGCTGAGTCATGGTCCGACCCTCGGTCTCGTGCCAGCCGCGCGTCTCCTGCACCAGCCGCTCGCCGC is a genomic window of Chloroflexota bacterium containing:
- a CDS encoding DMT family transporter — its product is MRSPFTRTALSGEVLMVLVAILWGSAFPVTRLLLEEMPPLGAAAWRTLLAALGVAVFAALRGEFGWLRPAPEDRGRLAVLAVLGGALFLICMNVAIFLTGASITSFVVGTYPLLAVAVAAFLLGEPLGRRGLGALAVAALGLVLLARPGGAHVEVLGVLIALGAALSFAVYLGLARLWADPARLPTLTVAFWLLVSSLLVSSLLQVVVDAGALLPNLTLAGWTALLWLALPASALPHVLVIATLRRMPASRAAPFLLLIPISGALLAAALLGERLDQIQLAGAGLILLGIAAATLRARGEAVEPALAD
- a CDS encoding alpha/beta hydrolase — protein: MTQPPDGFVRSADGTNIAYWQSGQGPTLLIVHGGGNFHAGWDPMLPLLTPECTVVTIDRRGRGASGDAQPYAIEREIEDVAAVADAFGPMCVLGHSFGGPIALEAGLLTDAISSLIIYEGWPGPEEDLTVLPDFVLPMEALIAAGRYEESVEYDETPETIERLHADPLWPSWVDATATFPREVRAYYRFWTEHPIGDGRWRDLRIPILLLYGEQNPAFGLGAVQLAGSLADARIEMLPGQGHTAYAEAPEILAAAVLPFLASANAR
- the gatB gene encoding Asp-tRNA(Asn)/Glu-tRNA(Gln) amidotransferase subunit GatB → MAVATKYETIIGIEVHAQLRTESKMFCSCPTAPPPGAKDEPNTRTCPVCMALPGTLPVINRKAVELVMLTGLALDCEIQTTAVRFERKNYFYPDLPKGYQISQYALPLCAHGRLEVPVPAEETSVSIGITRAHLEEDTARLQHGGRGYSLLDFNRAGVPLMEIVTEPDVRSPAQARAYGETLRDILRYIGASDGDMETGSMRIEGNVSLRPMGTDAFGTKVEVKNLNSFRSLERAMEFEVNRQADALESGERLVQETRGWHETEGRTMTQRSKEEANDYRYFPEPDLPPLRPSEEWVAQFRASMPELPAARRARYVASATFTQVPATWSATGEVKGMGLSEYDAGVLTSDVDLADYFDAVVAAGIAPKTAANWVTGEFSRLLNQHAASGLRASAVALRPEGLAELISGVEDETVSAANAKTVLAEVFLSGESPKAAVDRLGLQQVGDAESIGAEIEAVLAEFPAQVAEYRDGKAALFGFLVGQVMKRTAGRADARLVNEELRHRLEG